CGTTAAAGGGAACGCTTGGGGCTCGAATTCCGAAATCAACGTCGAAATGTACTGATGCCTTCCGTTGCCGAGCGAGAGCGAATACCCTTCGACTTGGGAAAATACGATCCACGTATTATCGTAATGGCGCTTCGCCATTTCCAAATACTGTTCCGCCGCGGAATCCCACATCATCTTATAGGGAATGATCGGCGTAAGCCGAATGGACAGCGCCCAGAAGGCGATGGCCGCGGCAGCCGCCAAGCATTCCGCAACGAATCTGAGGCGTTCCTTCGATCGAAACAAGGCGGAAGCCGCAGCATGCCACGCCACCCCGAGAGCCAAGCAAGTCGCCACCGTCCAAGCCGCGTCGCTTCGCGTCTGGATGACCACGTTCTGCGTCAGCGTCCCGCCATACCAATAAAGGAAGAAGCACAGGGCGACGAACAGCACGACGAAGCCGTACGCGAACCGCCGGTCCCGGCGGCCGAACAGCGCGGCCAGCGCGACGACCGCTAGGCTGACGAGCCCCGCGTAATCCCATCGGTTGAGCGGCGGAGGCGTAAATTGGGCCTGCGCCAGCAAAAATTCCGAAGAGGTCGAATGCAGCCCGGCGCCGAACAACATCCCGTAGACGATCGGAATAAACACGACGACGACACAGGCAATGCCCGTCGCCGCGCCGATCCAAAACTTGCTGACGCCTTCCCGCCCTTGGAAGAGCGCCATCAGCATCAGCAGCCCGAGCCCCAAGCCCGCATAGCCGAACGAGATAAAATGAGTGAAGCCCATGACAGCGCAGCCCGCCGCCCCGGTCCACAAATCCTGCCGGTTCCCGTTCGCGAAGTACTTGGAGAAGAAGTAAAGCGTCGGAAGCAGGAACAGCAGCGCGAACTCCTGCGGAAGCGTCGCCGCTTGGCGCGCCCAAGCATCGCCGACGCCGTGCAGCGGCTGGCCCGCCAGCCCGTACGCCGCCGCCGCGGCGACGGCGGCGATGCGGCCGCCGCCCGTCCATCTCGAGACGACGAAGTACAGCCCCGCCGCAATCAAGCACGTACTCGTGGCGCCGAAATATTTGACGACGTACAGAGTGTCGATTTGAGCGAACTTTTGAATGAACGCCATAAAAATAAATTGCCCTTGCGGGTAAATGCCGCCGACGAACAATTCGCGCTGGATGATATATTTCGTCCACAGCAAAATGACGGCCCCGTCGGACATCGACGGCGCGGCGCTGTGCAGCGGGTCGTACCATCGCACGTACGCCGCCATCCCCATCGCGGCCAGGAACAACCCGACGGCGATCAACTTCGCCGGAGACATCCGGCGCACCGTCAGCCGCTTGTCGGTCCAGACCTTCCTCCCGAGCATATACTTCCATTCCAGCTTGAGCCGGAACGCGATTTCGACCAAATCGTAAAAACGAGCGCCGATCGCCGTGTACACGTCGACGCCCTTGTCCTTCTTCGGCGCGATATACGATCGCAAGATAAGGAACACCAAAATACCCATGATGGCCAACACTTCGAACAGCTTCGTGACGACGAGCAAATAGCCGAGCGCCATGTACAGGCAAGCCGCTTTCAGCGCGCCTGCGGCCAGCGTCTCCAGTCGGTCCTCGTAGGCGGTTCGGAAGATGAGCTTCGGAACGACGATCAGCAGCAGCCACCAGGCGAACGCGTAGTGAACGAGATGAAACAAATGATTCGCGACGCTCGAATACATGCCGCTCCTCCTCCCTTAGCCGGCCGCATATAAGTAGTAATCCAGCTTATTGAGGACCTTCAGCATGTGACGCACCGACAAGACGGCGAAGACGATGCTGCCCGCCAGCAGCCCGAAAATCGCCGTGTCGTATTCGAACCAGCGGCTCAGCAGAAAGCCGACGAGCGCGTTGACGCCCACCGCCGGAATGATCGATCGGTTGACCATGTCCGCTTGGGACAGCGAAAACAAAATGACCGCGTTCATCAAGGCGATCGCCAGAATGACGTAAGCGATCAACGCGACGACGAAGACGAATTCCGTCGTGTCCGAGCTGATCAACGGCTTCCCGGCATACCCCACATACCAATCGTTCGCGAGATGCATGCCCTTCCACACGAGCGCCGCGCTCGCGACCGACGTAACGACGATCACGCCGAACATTTTAAAATAAACTTTCTTAAAGAAGCGGTTCATGCGATCCGTCTCCGCTCCCCAGTACTGCTTCTGACTGTCTTCCAGGTCGAGCATCAGCTTATGCACGATGACCTCGCTGACGCCGAGCGGCACCATCAGCACGAGCAGCGCGAAGTCGAGCCCCAGCTCGTATTCCCCGCGAAACCAAATAAAGTACGGCATATACGAATCATGGGCGGACCAAGCGTTGATCCGGTCGATGAATAAGAAAAAAAAGTAAAGAAACCCGTATATAAAATACGGCATGACCGAATATACCGTGATGGACATGCGGGGCAGCTGCGGAGTAATGCCCTTCTCCTCTTTCCGTTCCGCGACTTTGAAGAAGTACAGGACGAGCAGCATGCCCGTCGCCGAAACGATGCTGATCGAAATGAGCTGGGCGAAAATGATGTCGAGCGGCGTAAACGTCATGAGCAAAAACACGATGAATATGCCCATGATGATCAATCCGGTGAACGTCAGCTCCCGCCTCAAAATGTACATGACCGTCACGGACAGCCAAATCGATGTCAGGAAGAAGAAGTACAGGACGATGTACATGAACATGTTCATCGGAAATACGTTAAAGACGACGTTAAAGCCGTAGATCAGCACGCAGGTGACCAGACAGGTCACATACCCGGCCCGGATGAATTGGAACGTCACCCTGCGGCCCATATTGTAATAGCCTTGGAATAAATAGAAAAACCCTCTTCGCGCGATCGCCTGCGTATAGCCGCCGACGACGATAAAGCTGAGGATCGTCCCGATCGCGATGCACGTCGCCAGCTCCACGGTCAAATACTCGTAAGACCAGAGGGAGAACTTCAGCGTCAGCATCGAGACTACGGATATGGCCATCGGCAGCGCGAAAATGACGCCGCGCAAAAAGCTCTTCGTCAGCTCGAACGTGACGTATACCATGTTGCGCTTCGGGGGCGGTTCGAACGGCGTCACGACGACGCGCTGTTGGATATGCTCCCAAATCGTATCCGCCAGCTCGAATACGTCCTGCATCCCGAGCTGCTCGCTCGCCCGGCTGTCGTTCCAACCCATGGACTCCAGCAGAGCCGCGATCTCGAATCGGTCCTCGGGGAACATGTTCCGTTTCTGCACTTCCTCGACGACCCGTTCGTACAGCGCCCTGCGATTGTGCACCGCGAGCGTCATTGCCTATCCCCCTCGCTTAAAGAGGGTACGATCATATGAACGATCAAATCGGGCAGCTTCCCTTCGCGGTCGGCATCCTGCACGATTTGCGGCGTGATGACCTGATGTTTGGCGGCGATCAAACGGCCGTCATGCGCATACAGCGCCTCGCCCGCCAGCTTCCCGACGATATACCGGTTCCGGATCGCGACGATCTCCTCGCTAAGCGCCGAACTCCCTGCCGGCTCGGATTTCGCCCGATCCGTCTGTTCGACGCGAGCCGCGGCGGCCGGCGGCGGAGACGCCGATGGCTCGGGCTGAGCGGCCGCGGTCGGTTGAACCGCCGGAGGCGGAACCGAAGGCGCGATTGAACCCGCCGGAGTCGAGGACGCTTCGTGCGGCGTCTGCGCGGATTTCGCGGTCTGGCTTCCGAAAAATTCGGACGATCTGCTCTCCGCTCTCTCTTCCGCCGCGTAGGCCTCATCCTCTAAGCTTCCGTCCAAATATTCGTGAATGTCCCCCCAGAACGTCGATGGCTTCGTCTTTTTCGCAGTCGGCGGCGCCGATTGCTCCCGCTTTCGTTGAACGTAACGGGCTGGCGCCAGCGGGAGGACGGAGCCGAGGGAAGAGGCGGCCTGAAGCTCCCGCTCCGCCGCGGGCTCTTCCTCCCGCTCCTCCCGTCGCTCTTCCGGCTCCTCCCGCTCCGCGGGCTTTTCTTTCTCGAGCGCCCGCTCCTGCGCGAGATCCTCTTCCGGCGCTTGCTTCTCCACGATCGTTCGCAGCTTGAATTGGATGACCTTGGCCCGCTGGTGGAGAGCGGCAAGCTCCTGCTCGCCCCTCTCCAGCGGGGATGGCTCGGACGCCGCTTCCGGCTCGGCTTCCGCGCGCGCTTTGGCGGCGGCCGCCTCGGCGAGCGAAGCGTCGCTCTCCTGCGCGGCCTGCTGTGCGTCAGGCATCGCCTCCAAGCGCTCGACCTTGCGAAGCATCTCGCTTAATTCCTCCAGCAGGTCGCGGAACGTCTCCTCGTACGTGCGCGCCTGCCCCTCGACTTGCTCCAGCCGCTTGCGGGACTGCTCCTCTCTCGCACGCATCTTGGCCAGTACCGCGTCCGCTTCCAGCTCGCCCAGCGCGCGCAGCGCCTTCTTGCTCTGCGCGAGACGGGCGCCGGCGGCGTCGAACTGCGCTTCCCGGCTTCTGCGCTCTTCCAGCTCCGTTTCCAGCCGGGCGGCTTCTTCCCGCAGCGAATCCGCCTCCTTGGCAAGCTCCGCGATCCGGTTGCGAAGCTTCGCCGTTTCCAACTCCTGCAAATGCTTCAGCTTGCGGAAATATTCCGCCGTCTTCTTCGGATGAAGACCGAACAATCTCCTCCGGAGCGGTTTCTTCCAATCGCTCATCGTTCCACCCCCTGCCGCGGCGCCCGCATCGTTTATTCCTCTTCCTTGCTGCGCTGCTCAGCCTTCTCCGCGACGTCCTGCAGCCGCTTCCTCATATCGGATACCATGGATTGTTGACGCTCCAGCAGCAGCGTCTCCAGCTCCCGATGTTTCGCCATCGCCGCTTCGTACCGTTCCGTCGCTTCCTGGACCTGCATCGTCGCCGCCATGTGCTCCTCCAGCAGCTCCTTCGCCAGCGCATCGCCGCGCTCCGGCGCGGCGAGCTCCGCTCGCATCCGGTCGATCTCCGCGCGAAGCTCGGCGCATTCCCGCTCCAGCGTTTGCAATTGCGTTACTAACCCGCTATTGAGCGCTTCATGGGACTGTTTGCTCTGTTCGATCGCATCCTCTACCGACTTCGGAGAGTAGCCCCATAAAGCTCTTTTGGTCACTCTAGTCATCGCCGTTCCCCTTTTGCCCGCAGCGTCACGCGCTTCGGCCCGCCGCGCCGCCCGCTACCAGGGCGACGTAGGCTTCATACTTATACAGCTCTTGGAACGCCTTGTCGTACTCGCCGATCCGATTGAACGCCTGTGCGATTTCGGCCATAAGCACCGGCGCGAGCACGGAATCCGGCTGCAGCCAGAGCGCTTTCTGGAACTGCACGATCGCTTTCTGGTCGTACCCGCTCGCGGCGAGCGCGTAGCCTTTCTCCATCAGAAGCTTCTGCTCCTCCAATGTCGACGCGGCGCGCGCCGCCGGCTCCTCCGTCTTCGCGGCCGCGGCCGGCATCCACTCTTCCGCCCGAACAGCCAATTTAATGTAGCTCTTCAGGTGAAGCTCCAGCACCCGGTCGAGCGTGAACAGACTAAGCGCTCTTTGCCGGCCTTCTCTGCCCAACTCTTCGCGCAGCTCTCGATTGCGCAGCAGCTTCATCAGCGCCTCCGCCATCTCCCGGCTGTCGCGCGGAGACACTAACAGCCCCGTGTCGCCCAGCGCTTCTTTCACGCCCCCGACGTCCGTCGCGACGACGGGCTTGCCGGTCATCATCGCTTCGACGACGGAATACGGGAACGCCTCCGAAATGCTGGAGAGCGCGATCACGTCTCCGCTTTGATACGCCGCGGACGTGTTGCCGGTATGCCCGGCGAAAATGAACGAATTCCCGAGCTGCAGCTCTTCCTTCAACGCCAAACATTGCTCGTAATACGCCGGTACGGATACGGAACCGTAAACGACGAATTTCGTCTCCGGCATGCTCTCCTTGACCGCGGCGGCGGCCCGCATGAAGGTCATGATGTCTTTGATCGGGTCGATGCGCGCGACCATGACGACGGTCGGCGTCGCCTGCGGCGCCGGGGGCGCCTCCGTGAACACCTTCTCGTCCACGCCGTTGTAAATGACCTTGACGTTGGAGGGAGCGACGCCGAACCGCGTTTCCCATCGCATGTTGTATTGGCAGACGGGAGACACTTGATCGGCGAACGCGTAGTTCATCGTCGTGATCGATTGGACGAACCGGATCAAGAACGTGCTTAAATAGGAAGAATATCCGTTCCTCGACAGCGATAAATACTGCTCTCTCAAATAAACGCCGTGCTCCGTGAGCAGGTAAGGCGTATTGTTCGCCAGCTTCGACAGTACGCACGGAATGCCGCAAAACGCGGCGGCCGACGAATGCGTGACATGAACGTCGGGAAGCGGAGTATTTAAAATATTAAGAAATCTGTAAATCCATCCGAGGCTTTGGTTCAGGCCGTAAATGTCCGGCTGACCGATCCGGTTTTCCTTGTCCGCGGAAGCCCGGAGGATGATGTCCTTGAACGTGTTCCAAGTCAATTCGGACTTGAAGGTGACTTTGTATTCGTAATACTTAAAATACTCATGCATGCGCAGCAAAGTTTCGGCGAATCGAACCGGTTGTTTGTGCTGAGCGATAATTTCTAAAATCAACTCGCGAAAGAGCGGAATGAAGTTTTTCTCGATATCTTGACTGTGCGTCGCATGCTTCATTTTATAGATATGAGAGAATGGCGTTTCCAAATGCTCCGCCGGCTCCTCCGTGCCCCACAAAGGCATTTTGATCAATGCCGACGGATTCGGAAGCTGGAATTTTTGCGTCACGAAAGGGTTCATCAGCACGCTGTAAATGACGTAATCGACGGAAGTAAGCTTTTGAATCAAAATGTCGCACCACGTGCTTACGCCGCCTTGGTGAAACGGATACGTCCCTTCCGTAGCCAGCATGACTTTTATCCTATCATTCACGGCGCCTCCCCCTTTCTTTTTATACTAAAATCTAGAAAAATTATATGGTTCGCATGGTTAAATTTCAACGAAACATGCGCTCTAACCTGTAAATACAAATAAATCTTAACACAACCAGCTAAACAAAAAATGAACAGCGATACCGATCGGTTCCGTTGTTTCCTCCGCCGATTATGTTATCATGAAGCTAAAACGCACCGGCGACCGAGGGACCGCAATGCATATCATCCGGCGATTCATTATTTTGCTTCGACCGCATTACAAGCAAGGAGCGGCGATTTCCGCGCTCATGCTGCTTTCCACGGCGTTGACGACGATCAGCCCGTTTTTTTATAAGGAACTGATCGATCAAGGCATCCTGAACGGCGATTCGCGCACCCTATTCGCCATGCTGCTCGTCATCGGACTGTCCATGGCGGCGCAGGAAGCGATCTATTTGCTTCGGATCCGCTTTCAAATCCG
The DNA window shown above is from Paenibacillus sp. and carries:
- the pelF gene encoding GT4 family glycosyltransferase PelF → MNDRIKVMLATEGTYPFHQGGVSTWCDILIQKLTSVDYVIYSVLMNPFVTQKFQLPNPSALIKMPLWGTEEPAEHLETPFSHIYKMKHATHSQDIEKNFIPLFRELILEIIAQHKQPVRFAETLLRMHEYFKYYEYKVTFKSELTWNTFKDIILRASADKENRIGQPDIYGLNQSLGWIYRFLNILNTPLPDVHVTHSSAAAFCGIPCVLSKLANNTPYLLTEHGVYLREQYLSLSRNGYSSYLSTFLIRFVQSITTMNYAFADQVSPVCQYNMRWETRFGVAPSNVKVIYNGVDEKVFTEAPPAPQATPTVVMVARIDPIKDIMTFMRAAAAVKESMPETKFVVYGSVSVPAYYEQCLALKEELQLGNSFIFAGHTGNTSAAYQSGDVIALSSISEAFPYSVVEAMMTGKPVVATDVGGVKEALGDTGLLVSPRDSREMAEALMKLLRNRELREELGREGRQRALSLFTLDRVLELHLKSYIKLAVRAEEWMPAAAAKTEEPAARAASTLEEQKLLMEKGYALAASGYDQKAIVQFQKALWLQPDSVLAPVLMAEIAQAFNRIGEYDKAFQELYKYEAYVALVAGGAAGRSA